The following nucleotide sequence is from Pseudomonas sp. RC10.
GCCATGGCCTCCAACGCGTCAGTGCGAAAATCCGCCGCGGAATAGCTCTCCGACGGGTCGAGAATATCGATCAGCCGGTGGGGATACTTGTCCAAAAGCGCTTTTGACGGTTTGGCGGTGCCGATGTCCATGCCGCGATAGACCAGCGCCGAATCGACACTGATCAGCTCGCAGGGCAGCACCTTGGTCAGCTCGATGGCCAGGTCGGTCTTGCCGGCGGCGGTCGGCCCCATCAGAAAGATGGCTGGAGGAAATGCACTCATCAGCGACCGCGCAAGAACAGTTTGTCGAGGTCATCCAGACCCAGCTGGGTCCAGGTCGGTCGGCCATGGTTGCACTGGCCGCTGCGCTCGGTGTTTTCCATGTCGCGCAACAGGCCGTTCATCTCCGGAATCGCCAGGCGCCGGTTCGCTCTCACCGCGCCATGACAGGCCATGGTGCCAAGCAGCTCGTTCATGTGCGCTTGTACCCTGTCGCTGGTGCCGTACTCCATCAGGTCGGACAACACGTCATGCACAAGACGGTTGGCTTCGGCCTGTTTGAGCAATGCGGGAATCTGTCGGATCGCCAGGCTTTCGGGCCCCAGGCGCTGCAACTCGAACCCTAGTTGCTGGAAGGTCGCCATATGCTCTTCGGCGCAGTCTGCTTCACGCTGGCTGACGGCAATCGACTCTGGCACCAGCAGCGGCTGCCCGCTCAAGCCCTCGCTGGCCATGGCGATTTTCAGGCGCTCGTACATGATCCGCTCGTGGGCGGCGTGCATGTCCACCAGCACCAGTCCGTGAGCGTTCTCAGCGAGGATATAAATGCCTTTGAGTTGCGCCAGCGCGTAGCCCAACGGCGGGATATCCCCTTGAGATTCCGGCAACGGAACGCCGACTGCATTGCCCGGCGTCGCCTGCGCTCCCGGAAGCGGAGCAAAGAACGCGCTGTAAGCCGCTCGCGCTTCTTCGGCAGGCAACACAGAAGAAGGGCGCGGCGTGTACTGATACTGATAACCCGCGCCAGCGCCGGAACCCGCCGCAGGGCCATCGCCCGCGGTGTTTGGGGTACTCCACGCCGAGCCTTGCGGGGTTTCCAACACATTGTTGGCCAGACGCATCTCGCCTTGCGGGCCGAACTCGCCCGCTTCCGGCCCGGTCGGACGCACCAGCGCCGTGACCGAGGTCGTGCCAGCAAGCTGGTCTTCCGGGCGGACATCGCCCAAAGCCCGATGCAACGTGCCGTACAGGAAGTCATGCACCATGCGCCCGTCGCGGAAACGGACTTCGTGCTTGGTCGGGTGCACGTTGACGTCGACCACCGCAGGGTCGACCTCAAAGAACAGCACGAACGTCGGATGACGGCCATTGAACAACACGTCGCGATAGGCTTGGCGCACCGCGTGGGCCACCAGCTTGTCGCGGACCGCCCGGCCGTTGACGAAGAAATACTGCAAGTCAGCCTGGCTGCGAGAGAAGGTCGGCAGCCCCACCCAGCCCCAGAGTTTCAGGCCGTTGCGTTCGACCTCGATCGGCAGCGCCTGCTCCAGAAAGCCCGGACCGCAGACCGCCGAGACGCGTCGCGCCCGGGCCACGTCATCGCGGGCTTCATGAAGACTGAGAATGGTCTTGCCGTTGTGGCGCAGATGAAACGCGACGTCGAAACGCGCCAGCGCCATCCGTTTGATCACTTCTTGAAGGTGATCGAATTCGGTTTTTTCGGCCTTGAGGAATTTACGGCGCGCCGGGGTGTTGAAGAACAGATCACGCACTTCGACCGATGTGCCCACCGGGTGCGCAGCTGGTTGAACGCGAGAGGCCATATCACGCCCCTCGGTTTCCACTTGCCAGGCCTGATCGGCATCGCGGGTGCGGGACGTCAGCGTCAAACGGGCCACGGAGCTGATCGACGCCAGCGCCTCGCCACGAAACCCGAGGCTCATCACACGTTCGAGGTCTTCCAGTTCGCGAATCTTGCTGGTGGCATGTCGCGCCAAGGCCAGCGGCAGGTCGTCGGACGAAATGCCACCACCGTCGTCGCGCACGCGCAGCAGCTTGATGCCCGCTTGTTCGACATCGACATCGATTCGACGGGCTCCGGAATCGAGGCTGTTTTCCAGCAATTCCTTGATGACCGACGCCGGACGCTCGACCACCTCACCTGCCGCGATCTGGTTTGCCAGCCGCGGACTGAGCAATTGAATGCGCGCAGCTTCGGCGGCCGGGCCGTCAACGCTTACGCTGACGTCCAGGCCTTCTTCATCGAGCAGCAGACCCGTCACGGCTCACCCGCCAGTTCCGCGCTTGGAATCTTCAATTGCTGACCGACTTTCAATTCATCGGAGCTGAGATTATTCGCCGAACGCAACGTTGCCATGCTCATGTCGTAACGGGCCGAGAGCATGCTCAGCGACTCACCCGGACGTACCATATGCTCACGCGGCCCCATGGCCAGCTTGCCGTTGTCCCTCAGCCAGGCGATGTAGGTGCCCTGTGGCGGATTCTGCTGGAAGAACTGCTTCACGCCCGCCGTGATCGAACGCGCCAGCGCCTGCTGGTGGCTGGCACCTTGAAGCTTGCTGGCCTCGGCCGAGTTGGAGATGAAGCCGGTTTCCACCAGGATCGATGGGATGTCGGGCGATTTGAGCACCATAAAGCCTGCCTGCTCGACCCGCGCCTTGTGCAGCGAGGTCACGCGGCCAATGTTGGTGAGGACTTTCTGGCCGACGTTGAGGCTCGACGTCAGCGACGCGGTCATCGACAGGTCGAGCAATACGCCCGCGAGCATGCGGTCTTTGTCGTCCAGGCTCACAGCACCTGCCCCACCGATCAAGTCGGAGCGGTTTTCACTGTCTGCCAGCCAACGCGCAGTCTCGGAGGTGGCACCGCGCTCGGACAACGCAAATACCGATGCCCCGAACGCCGCCGAAGACGGCGCGGCGTCAGCGTGAATCGACACGAAAAGGTCAGCCCCTTTGGCACGGGCGATTTCAGTGCGTTTACGCAACGGGATGAAGTAATCGCCAGTACGGGTCAGCTCGGCGCGATAGCCCTTCTCGGCGTTGATCTGGCGCTGCAATTCCTTGGCGATCGACAGCACCACGTTCTTTTCTTTTTCGCCTCGGCTGCCTGATGCACCCGGGTCTTCACCACCGTGTCCGGCATCGATGACCACCACAATGTCGCGCTTGCCGTTCGGCACAGGCGTGAGCTTGATTTCAGGCTTCGACGGGCTGACCGGCACCGCTGGCGTTGCCGGGGCTACGGTGGCCGGGGTGTCGGCGACGGTCGGCGGCGGGTTGGCGTCGGCAGGGTTGTCGTAGAGATCGACTACCAGACGATTGCCGTACTGCTGATTCGGCGCCAGCGTGAAGCTTTTCGGGGTCACGGCCTTTTTCAGGTCGATGACCACGCGCAGGTCGTCCGGCGTGCGTTGCGCTGAACGCATGCTGGTGATCGGCGTGTTGGCGGTCGGGATGTTCAGCGCACCGCCCAGCGTCGCGCCGTTGATGTCGATGACCAGACGGTCCGGAGACTGAAGGGTAAAGACGCTGTGCTGAACCGGGCCAGACAGGTCGAAAACCAGTCGAGTGTTATCCGGAGCACGCCATAAGCGGACACTTCGTACCTGTGAAGCGGCCAACGCGTCGACGGCCAGCGTCGTCAGCAGCAGTCCAATCACAGTAACCAGCGCGCGCATGCGCATACCTAACCCCATATCTATTTGAATTCCAAAGCCAAAGCGGCACACCACTTCTCACCGCGCGAGCTTTCAGGGCTCAGAGTCAGCGCTCGACCTTCCGCGTGCGGCCTAATGGTAATGATCAGGTCAGGCTTTGGCAAAAAGCCCGCACCGAGATTGGGCCATTCGATCAGGCAAAGGGCCTCCCCTTCGAAGTAATCCCGTATGCCGAGGAATTCTAGCTCTTCTGGATCAACAAGTCGGTAAAGATCAAAGTGATACGCGCGATTTCTCCCAATCTCGTAAGGTTCCACGAGGGTGAACGTCGGGCTTTTCACCGCGCCGACATGGCCCAGCCCACGGATGATTCCCCGCGACAGGGTGGTCTTGCCAGCCCCCAGATCGCCTTCAAGAAAAATAATTCCATTGCTTTCAGTGACTTGGGCAATCCGCGCACCAAAGTCGGTCATCGCCTCTTCACCCATCAGGTGCAGGGTTAACTCAGACACGGTTGTTGCTCCTCCAGAAGCCTACGAATAACAGGAATCAGATCAGCGGCAACCATCCCGCGCCCACTGGCCCCGCATAGTTCTCCCGCCAGCGCGTGAAGCCAGACGCCGAGGCAGGCGGCCTCGAAAGCGGGCATTTTTTGCGCCATCAACGCGCCAATGACGCCCGCCAGCACATCGCCCAAACCGCCCGTCGCCATCGCCGGATGACCGTGATTGGCCAGCGCCAGATCCCCAGCAGGGTTAGCGATCAGGCTGCCGCTGCCCTTCAAAACGCAGACAGCGTTGAATTTCCGGGCCAGCGCTCGCGTCGCAGCGGGCCGATCGACTTGAATTTCCTGAGTGCCAATGCCCAGCAAACGCGCCGCTTCCCCAGGGTGCGGCGTGATCACGCAATCCTTGGGCAACTGCACCAGACCGGCGGCCAGCTGATTCAGCGCGTCAGCGTCCCAGACTTGAGGCCGTTCGGCATTGGCGGCGGCAGACAACAGGCTGCGGCCCCAACTGTGCTGCCCCAATCCTGGCCCGACGACCAACACGCTGGCGGGCTCGATCAGCGCCATCAGTTGATTCGCCGAGCTGATGCCAGCGCTCATGACTTCGGGAAACCGCGTCAACGCAGCGGTAACGTGTTCGGGACGGGTCGCCAGCGTGACCATCCCCGCGCCGCTGCGCAAGGTGCTTTCCGTGGACAGCAGGGCCGCGCCGCCGAAGCCAAGATCGCCGCCAATGACCAACACGCGACCAAACTGGCCTTTATGGGCCGTGCGAGGACGAGCCTTGAGGACGGGCAGATTAAATGTATCGAGACGTTTAACGCTGACGGGCGCTTGCCCGACGATGGCCGGATCAGCCTGTAAATCGTCGAACACCAGCTCACCGACACGATCAGGCGCATCACCGGTGAACAGGCCGACCTTGAGACCAATGAAGGTCACCGTCAGATCGGCACGCACCGCCACGCCCAGCGTGTGGCCCGTGTCCGCGCACAGCCCCGACGGGATGTCGACTGCCATGACCGGCAAACGACTGTCGTTTATGGCGTGAATGGCGGACGTGTAGGGGTCGCGCACATCGCCCTTGAGACCCGTCCCGAGCAGCGCATCGACGACGATCCCGCTCAGCACTTGTTGCTGCCACGGCTGGATGTCGACCTGATCACTCGCCGCTTCTTTATAAGCAGTCTCGGCATCGCCCTTCAGCGCCGAGCAATCGCCCACAGCCAGCACCGTCACCTGCCAGCCTGCGCGCTTGGCCAAGGCCGCAATCAAATAGCCATCGCCCGCGTTATTGCCATGGCCTGCCAGCACTGTCAGTCGCTGACCGTCAGGCCAATGGCGACGGATTGCGCGCCAGGCGGCGTGGGCTGCGCGCTGCATGAGTTCGAAGCCGGGCGTGCCTGCGGCAATCAGGCGTGCGTCGAGGTCGCGGACCTGCGCGGCGCTGTACAGTGCGTCGGGAAATGGGGGTTTGCTGTGCAACATGCGTCTTTGGGCTCCGATGTCTGGCAGAATTATACGCACCTGCGCCCCGGTGTCCTCCCTGCATGTCCGCGATAACTGTAGATCCAGCCACACAATCCGCGCCCTTGTCGGCTGCGGCGCTGTCCGAGCTTGCCCAATCCATCAAGGACTGGGGGCGCGAACTCGGCTTCCAACAAGTGGGTATCTCGGGGCTGGATCTGGCGGAACATGAGCAGCATCTGGAGCGCTGGCTCGAAGCCGGGTATCACGGCGAGATGGACTATATGGCAGCGCACGGCAGCAAACGTTCGCACCCGGAGGAATTGGTGCCGGGCACGCTGCGAGTGGTGTCGCTGCGTATGGACTATCTGCCGGGCGAAACGCAGATGGCGCAATTGCTGGCTCAGCCAGAAAAAGCCTATGTCTCGCGTTATGCCTTGGGCCGCGATTATCACAAGCTGATTCGCAAGCGCGTGCAGCAACTGGCCGAGCGTATCCAGCAAGCCATCGGCCCCTTCGGTTTCAGGGCGTTCGTCGACAGCGCCCCGGTGCTGGAAAAGGCCATCGCCGAACAGGCCGGTCTGGGCTGGATTGGCAAGAACACGCTGGTGCTGAATCGCAAAGCGGGCAGCTATTTCTTCCTGAGCGAGTTGTTCGTTGATTTGCCGCTGCCGACCGATGCCCCTCATGCCACCGAACATTGCGGGCGTTGCAGAGCTTGTCTGGACGTGTGCCCGACCAACGCGTTCGTCGGGCCATACGTGCTGGACGCCCGGCGTTGCATTTCTTACCTGACCATCGAATTGAAAACGTCGATTCCCGAAGAGTTGCGCTCGATGATCGGCAATCGAGTGTTCGGCTGCGACGATTGTCAGATCGTCTGCCCCTGGAATCGCTTCGCCCGGCCCACCGATCAAAACGACTTCAAACCCCGCCACGGCCTCGATAACGCCGAACTGACGACGCTGTTTTTGTGGGATGAGACGACGTTTCTCAGCAATACCGAAGGCTCGCCATTGCGGCGTGCGGGGTATGAACGGTGGTTGAGGAATCTTGCGGTGGGGCTGGGCAATGCGCCTTCTACCATTCCGGTGATCGAGGCATTGAAAGCGCGCCTGAATGATCCGTCAGAAATGGTGCGCGAGCATGTGGAATGGGCGTTGCGGCGGCATGGCGTTAGCCAGCCAACTCAAAACCTGTAGGAGTGAGCTTGCTCGCGACAGGGTTCTTTCAGACGCTGCATCTTTGAATGTGCTGGAGAATCGCGAGCAAGCTCACTCCTACAAAAGTCTCCACCCAGTCTCAAATTCAATGCCCATCCTTGTACACAAACTTGGGCATTTCCCAGCGATACTTGATCGCCAGCAGACGCAGCAACAGCCCACCCGACAGGGTAATCAGCGTGCCCTGCTCGATCGGCAACCCCACCCACTGACACAACAAGAAGCACCACGCCGCAGCGAACGAGACACTGGCGTACAGCTCGCGCCGGAAGATCAGCGGGATGTCGTTGCAGAAGATGTCTCGCAAGATGCCGCCAAAAGTCCCGGTGATCACCCCGCTGACCGCCGCCACCAGCATGCCTAGCCCCATGTCCAACGCCGTCGTGCAGCCGATGATCGTAAACGCCACCAGACCCAAGGCGTCGAGCACCAGGAACAGCGAGCGGAGGTGGCGCATCAGCGGTGCAATAAAGATCGTCACCAAAGCGGCCAAAGTGGTGAGAATCAAGTATTCCGGGTGTTTCACCCACGTCAGCGGATAGTGGCCCAACAGCACGTCGCGCGCCGAACCGCCTCCCAGCGCCGTGATGCAGGCAATCAGCACCACGCCAAACCAGTCCATGCCGCGACGTCCGGCAGACAGCGCGCCAGTCATGGCCTCGGCAGTGATGGCGATCAGGTAAAGCATCAACAGCATGGTGGCGATCCGTGCGAAAGAGGGACGCAGTTTGAAACGCTTAGAAGCGCTTGCCCGCGGTTACGGTGTTCCTGTCACGGGCAAGCAAACGCCTAGTCGACGCGTCAGACTTTGATGAAATGCTCGCGATAAAAACGCAACTCGGCGATGGATTCACGAATGTCGTCCAGTGCCAGGTGGGTGCTGCCCTTCTTGAACTTCAGCTCCGGCGACCAGCGTGCCGCCAGCTCCTTGAGCGTCGAAACATCGAGGTTGCGGTAATGGAAGTAGTTTTCCAGCGTCGGCATGCGCTTATAAAGGAAGCGGCGGTCCTGACAGATGCTGTTGCCGCAGATCGGCGAGCTGCGCTCCGGCACCCACTGTTTGATGAAATCCAGAGTCATGGCTTCGGCTTCAGCGGTGGAAATCGTGCTTTCGCGCACGCGCTGGGTCAGGCCCGAACCGCCGTGCTGACGGGTGTTCCACTCGTCCATGCCATTCAACAGGTCATCGCTTTGATGCACGGCGATGACCGGGCCTTCGGCCAGGGTGTTCAGCTCGCTGTCGGTGATGATGGTCGCCATCTCGATGATGACGTCGTTGTCAGGGTCCAGACCGGTCATTTCCAGGTCGATCCAGATCAGATTCTGCTTGTTCTGCATATGTCGGCTCCTCAGCGTAGGCGCGCAGTTTAGCGTAGCCGAGCGTGCTAGACTCCCCCGCGCTTTACCCAATTAGCAGCTTTTGCATTCCGGATCTCAGAACACCCATGGCCAAACGCCAACTCAACCGCCGCCAAAACTGGCGCATCGAAAAGATTCAAGGCGAGCGCGCTGCCCGTGCCGCCAAACGTGAATCCCAAGCACTGGAAACGCTGGAAGGCGGCGACCTGGGTCCCGAGCAGACGGGGCTGGTCATCGCTCACTTCGGCGTTCAGGTGGAAGTCGAGGCACAGGAAGGCGAACTGAGCGGTCAGGTGTTCCGCTGCCATTTGCGGGCCAACCTGCCAGCGCTCGTAACCGGCGACAGAGTCGTCTGGCGGGCAGGCAATCAGGGCATTGGTGTGATCGTCGCGCAATTGCCGCGCAACACTGAACTGTGCCGCCCGGACACCCGGGGCCAGCTCAAGCCGGTGGCCGCCAACGTCGACATGATCGTCATCGTGTTCGCCCCCGCGCCTGAACCTCATGCCAACTTGATCGACCGGTATCTGGTGGCTGCCGAACACGCCGGCATTCGCCCGCTGTTGCTGCTGAACAAATTCGACCTGATCAACGACGAGAATGCCCCGGCGCTGAATGCGCTGCTGGCGGTCTATCGGACATTGGGTTACCCGGTGCTGGAAGTGTCGGCTCATCACGGCAACGGCATGCAACAGTTGCAAGACTTGCTCGACAGCCACATCAGTGTGTTCGTTGGTCAGTCAGGCGTGGGCAAGTCGTCCCTGGTCAACAGCTTGTTGCCGGAAGTCGGCACGCGGGTCGGGCCTTTGTCGGAGTATTCCGGCCAAGGCACTCACACCACGACCACCGCCCGCCTGTTCCACTTCCCCCGTGGCGGCGATCTGATCGACTCCCCCGGCATTCGTGAATTCGGCCTGGGTCATGTGAGCCGCGCTGACGTCGAAGCGGGCTTCATCGAATTCAACGACCTGCTGGGCCGCTGCCGCTTTCGCGATTGCAAACATGATCGCGAACCGGGGTGTGCGCTGCTCAAGGGTTTGGAAGATGGCCGCGTGCAGCAACAGCGGATGAACAGCTATCGCTCAATCATCGCGAGTTTGCCGGATAGCAGTTACTGAGCCCGAGAGGGCTTTCAACTGACATGCCATAAAACCTGTGGGAACCTGCAAGCCGGTGCTACAGAAACGTATGGAATCTATGGAATCACGCCTGAAAACACAAAATGCCGCGATCACCGCGGCTTTTTTTCGTCTGAACCGAATGTCAGTTCTCGGTTTGGTGGATCTTCAGCTGCCCGTGACCAAAGATACCAAGCGTCTGCCAAATTTCGTCAGGCTGGGTGTAGTTCATCAAATCAACGCAAGCTTTGCACCATTGGATCAGCAGTTATCAAACTAGTTAACCCCAAAAAATAATAGCTACTTCCAACATTATCCATTATCTACAACTTCATCTCTAAAACGGCCACCTCAAAGATTTTCACTGCGCTCCCTATACAAGCAATCATTATCAAATAAAAAAATAACGTTTGCCAGACGCCCTCTTTGTATGCAACGTGGAAATGCACCACGCACCAGCAACACGATTCTGCATATGACTTTTATTGCACTGAATAAATAAATTAAGAAAAGGAATTATCATCATGCCCAATCAGATTGAACTGCCACCTATTGTCATTCGGCCCGACCCACCACCTACGCCATCGCCAATTATTCCCACTTTCCCAATTGATACCCTTAGGCCACTCCCAATGGATCCGCGACTTTCCCATATCGCATCAATTGAGGAACTCGCAAAAAAAGTGAGTCTTCGATCGGAGGAAGCCGTTATCCCACTGTGTGGAATAACCAAATATGCTATGGAGTCGATTGACGCGCTTCACGCAGAACATATTCAAAATCTACAAGAGGATTTGGCCAAAGAAATCACCATGCGCATGGACGAAAGTGCGCTTCCCTTATCAGAACATTTGCTACTCAAGAGGAGCATAATCCAAGATCTTATCGCATCCAAAAACAGCAGCCTGCAGCTGGAAATCCAAATTTCAAACTCCTTCTTTGGAATCAGTCCGCTCAATCGAAACTTTGTAGATGTGGTTAACGAGATTCAGCGCCGCAAAAATCCCCTTGACGTGTTCAAAGCCTGGACAACTTCCTACACGGCGGCTCGATCTGTCGCGGTCTTGACGGATGCCATCAGGATCTTGACTGAACAATCAGCTGCACTGGACGCCCAGATTTCGGCAGCTCAGGCCCAACAGCAGGAACAAGCCGCATTGGCGGCAGCACAGGCACAGCGGCTCGCTGAAGAACAGGCGCAAATGGCTGCTCAAGCGGCTGCGCAAGCACAACGGCAAGCCGAAGAACAGGCAGCTCAGGCCGCTGCTGAAGCACAGCGTCAGGCTGAAGAACAAGAGCGACTGGCAGTTGAAGAGAAACATAGACTTGAGAACCAGGCCACCGCTGCAGGCTTGGCTAACACCTACCACCTCAAAGGCGCGGTCTCCGTTACCCGACCACTGTTCATAACAACGGAGGGCGTCATCGCTGTCGCGGAAACCACGGCGCTTACGCTGCAAGCTGCTATTCGGGCAGCGATTGCAGGTCTGACGGCAGCGGCTGCCAGTGTCGCATCAGGCTTGTTCGTGGGTGTCTCAGCGCTGATATACTCGCCCAAGCTTGGCAATGGGGAGCTCTCCCCAAACTATGCCTTCAGCACCCCTTTGTCCGACATATTGCCGGAAGATACACAAGACCTGCATGCCGTCGCAGCAGCGGAAGGCTCAATCGAACTGCCGTTCCGGCTCAGCTCCAAAACCACCGATCAGGGCGACTCAGAACTAATCGTCGTCAATATTGGAGCATCTAACCTGCACGCGTCGGTGAAGGTCGTTGCAGCTACGCATAACTCGCAGAGCAACACCTTCAGTGTCCAGATTTCAGACACCCCTCCTAAGACCCTCATCTGGACACCCGCTGAGGCACCCGCGAACAGTTCGACTACGCTTCCAGTTGAGGAGCAAGTGCCTTCTGTTATTCCAGGTGCGAGCGTAACGCCCGTCGAGGGGCGGATCGATACATTCCCCCAAGTCGCTGAGATAAGCTTTAATGACTTGATCGTCACTTTCCCAATAGAAACGAGATTGCCTCCTATCTATGTGATGGTTAGCAATCCTTACGAGGGGGCCAATACCAAGGGAAAATATAGCGGACGAATGTATAACCCAGATAACGCAGGTGGCCCGATAAAAAACTTGAGTTGGGAAGATGCTATCATCACTCAAGAAGGTATTGATCTGATCAAGCTGCATACGGGGCGATTTAAGGAGTCTGCGGGTAACAGCGTGATGATTGATCGACTGAACAAGATCCTCGAGGGAAAGATTGAATCTACAGACGTGGACAAACGATTCTACACTCACGAGATTAGAGAGCTTGAGCGCTACAGAGCGCTTGGCGTCAAGGACGAGGTAGAAGGTAATGTATGGAATGATGCCCACGCTGCGACATTGGAAGATTTTAAATTAAAAGACGATCCCGACTTGCTTTATACAGCCGAAGCGACTGATGCTTATCTCAAACAGGAATATGGGGAATAACATGACCGACATTAACGATATAGTCGTAGCGGAAAATCCAACCGACGTCATCCTATTCATTACAAGAAATAACAACGCCATTTCATATCCCAGTTTAGATAGACTATATAGCCGGAACAAATGGATTCATTTCGCGAATAACTTGGAACTGCAACAGCTCGTAGACAACATGGAGCAGGAAGGCTTGATTTCGCGCAGTAATGGCGGCATAAGAAAAGGTCCCAAGTGGAGAGCTCCTTCATTTCTCAGCGAAAACAAATATCCTATAAAAAGCTCTTGAGCTCAGTTCAGAATATCCGCCTCTGAAAGGATTTTCCTCGATCCATCATACTTGGACATGAAACGTTCACTATTGCCTATACTTAAAACAGCAATGAACGAACGCTAATCAATCGCTGAGTGCGAGTTTGCCGGACAGCGGGTACTGAGCCGTACGCACTCTCCTACTCCCACAGGGAAGTGTGTTACCCATCTGAAAACAAAAACGCCGCGATCATCGCGGCGTTTTTTTGTTCGAACCGGGTATCAGTTCTTGGTCTCGTCGATCTTCAGTTGCCCCTGATCGAAGAGGTTCAGCTTCTGCCGAATCTCATGGGGCTGAGCGTAGGCCTGGGGATCGACGGCTGGCGCTGCGGTCGATGCCCCCGGTTTGGCGCCCGGTGCTGTCGGCGAGGTCGGAGCGGGAGCAGCATCCGATTTAGGCGCGTCCCCCGTCCCTTGTGCACCCTCAATACGCTGCTGGGCCTTTTTGGTCAGGACCACGATATCGATACGACGGTTGATCGGGTTGGTGGGGCTGTCCTTGTCATAAAGCGCCGACGACGCGTAGCCCACCACACGAGCGACCTGAGGATCAGGATAGCCACCGGCAGTCAGCGCACGGCGAGCGGCGTTGGCGCGGTTGGCCGACAGCTCCCAGTTACCGAAACCGTTGTTGCCCACGAAAGGCGTCGCATCGGTGTGACCACTCACGCTGATCTTGTTCGGCACCGCTTTGATGGTGTCGGCCATGGCCAGCAGAATGTCTTCGAAATACGGTTTCAGACGCGCGCTGCCGATGTCGAACATAGGCCGGTTTTCAGCGTCCATGATCTGGATACGCAGGCCGTCCTGAGTGATCTCAAACAGGATCTGATCCTTGAACTTCGCCAGTTGCGGGTTCTCGTTGACCTTGGTCTGCAGCTCCTGCAACAGCATCTCCAGCCGCTCTTGCTCGACCTGCTCGGCCGCTGCGTCTTCCTTGTCGGCGTCCACGGGCACCTTGTCCGGGGCGGGGGTGGATTTCACTTCAGGGTTGAGCGT
It contains:
- the rsgA gene encoding small ribosomal subunit biogenesis GTPase RsgA is translated as MAKRQLNRRQNWRIEKIQGERAARAAKRESQALETLEGGDLGPEQTGLVIAHFGVQVEVEAQEGELSGQVFRCHLRANLPALVTGDRVVWRAGNQGIGVIVAQLPRNTELCRPDTRGQLKPVAANVDMIVIVFAPAPEPHANLIDRYLVAAEHAGIRPLLLLNKFDLINDENAPALNALLAVYRTLGYPVLEVSAHHGNGMQQLQDLLDSHISVFVGQSGVGKSSLVNSLLPEVGTRVGPLSEYSGQGTHTTTTARLFHFPRGGDLIDSPGIREFGLGHVSRADVEAGFIEFNDLLGRCRFRDCKHDREPGCALLKGLEDGRVQQQRMNSYRSIIASLPDSSY
- the orn gene encoding oligoribonuclease is translated as MQNKQNLIWIDLEMTGLDPDNDVIIEMATIITDSELNTLAEGPVIAVHQSDDLLNGMDEWNTRQHGGSGLTQRVRESTISTAEAEAMTLDFIKQWVPERSSPICGNSICQDRRFLYKRMPTLENYFHYRNLDVSTLKELAARWSPELKFKKGSTHLALDDIRESIAELRFYREHFIKV
- the motB gene encoding flagellar motor protein MotB; translation: MENNQPIIVKRVKRFGGGHHGGAWKIAFADFATAMMAFFLVLWLMSSATPEQLIAIAGYFKDPVGFSDSGSPYVIDLGGSPEMSPDQTLNPEVKSTPAPDKVPVDADKEDAAAEQVEQERLEMLLQELQTKVNENPQLAKFKDQILFEITQDGLRIQIMDAENRPMFDIGSARLKPYFEDILLAMADTIKAVPNKISVSGHTDATPFVGNNGFGNWELSANRANAARRALTAGGYPDPQVARVVGYASSALYDKDSPTNPINRRIDIVVLTKKAQQRIEGAQGTGDAPKSDAAPAPTSPTAPGAKPGASTAAPAVDPQAYAQPHEIRQKLNLFDQGQLKIDETKN
- a CDS encoding S-type pyocin domain-containing protein, which codes for MPNQIELPPIVIRPDPPPTPSPIIPTFPIDTLRPLPMDPRLSHIASIEELAKKVSLRSEEAVIPLCGITKYAMESIDALHAEHIQNLQEDLAKEITMRMDESALPLSEHLLLKRSIIQDLIASKNSSLQLEIQISNSFFGISPLNRNFVDVVNEIQRRKNPLDVFKAWTTSYTAARSVAVLTDAIRILTEQSAALDAQISAAQAQQQEQAALAAAQAQRLAEEQAQMAAQAAAQAQRQAEEQAAQAAAEAQRQAEEQERLAVEEKHRLENQATAAGLANTYHLKGAVSVTRPLFITTEGVIAVAETTALTLQAAIRAAIAGLTAAAASVASGLFVGVSALIYSPKLGNGELSPNYAFSTPLSDILPEDTQDLHAVAAAEGSIELPFRLSSKTTDQGDSELIVVNIGASNLHASVKVVAATHNSQSNTFSVQISDTPPKTLIWTPAEAPANSSTTLPVEEQVPSVIPGASVTPVEGRIDTFPQVAEISFNDLIVTFPIETRLPPIYVMVSNPYEGANTKGKYSGRMYNPDNAGGPIKNLSWEDAIITQEGIDLIKLHTGRFKESAGNSVMIDRLNKILEGKIESTDVDKRFYTHEIRELERYRALGVKDEVEGNVWNDAHAATLEDFKLKDDPDLLYTAEATDAYLKQEYGE